One segment of Lolium rigidum isolate FL_2022 unplaced genomic scaffold, APGP_CSIRO_Lrig_0.1 contig_42516_1, whole genome shotgun sequence DNA contains the following:
- the LOC124681430 gene encoding cyanidin 3-O-rutinoside 5-O-glucosyltransferase-like has protein sequence MAPQHFLVVAFPGQGHINPARALAERLVRAMPGARVTLSAAVSAHRLMFPSLASPDEEVHDGGMSYVPYSDGYDRGFHLFAGNGDDARRYCEAFGRVGPDTLSAVLDRLAARGQPVTCVLYTMLMWWTAEVARKRGLPRALYWNQPATMLAVYWHYFHGYERIVTEHAAEPGFTVAMPGLPPMAIRDLPSFFTDLTDGRIVAAFGNIRRTFQQLELDVDISTGGRKPMVLVNTVEALEVGALASVPELDMFPIGPAVLSLFTDDTRSGTNTVVGDLFEHDEKGYMEWLDTKPARSVVYMSFGSLAATTKQQKEEMKRGLAASGRSYLQVVRKDNRDTDDDDDDDDDDQSMVVEWCDQVRVLSHPAVGCFVTHCRWNSTLESVACGVPVVAVPQWSDQDTNARLVVEWGIGVRGAIHADRFLDAEELTRCVDMVMGDTEEGAAIRSSSITWKAKVHEAIRDGGSSELNLMTFQKQFANDA, from the coding sequence ATGGCGCCGCAGCACTTCCTCGTCGTCGCGTTCCCGGGACAGGGCCACATCAACCCAGCACGCGCGCTCGCAGAGCGCCTCGTGCGGGCCATGCCCGGCGCTCGTGTGACGCTGTCTGCCGCCGTGTCCGCGCACCGGCTCATGTTCCCTTCGCTCGCGTCCCCGGACGAGGAGGTCCACGACGGCGGCATGTCCTACGTCCCCTACTCCGACGGCTACGACCGCGGCTTCCACCTCTTCGCCGGCAACGGGGACGACGCCCGGAGGTACTGTGAGGCGTTTGGCCGCGTCGGCCCCGACACCTTATCGGCGGTGCTAGACCGTCTCGCGGCGCGGGGCCAGCCCGTGACGTGCGTCCTGTACACCATGCTCATGTGGTGGACCGCCGAGGTCGCCCGCAAGCGTGGTCTACCACGCGCGCTGTACTGGAACCAGCCGGCCACCATGCTGGCCGTGTACTGGCACTACTTCCACGGCTACGAGAGGATCGTGACGGAGCACGCCGCCGAGCCAGGGTTCACGGTGGCCATGCCAGGTCTCCCGCCGATGGCCATCCGCGACCTCCCGAGCTTCTTCACCGACCTCACGGACGGGAGGATCGTTGCGGCGTTCGGCAACATCCGTAGGACGTTCCAACAGCTGGAGCTGGACGTCGACATCAGCACAGGAGGAAGGAAACCCATGGTGCTCGTGAACACCGTCGAGGCGCTGGAGGTTGGCGCCCTCGCGTCCGTCCCTGAACTGGACATGTTCCCCATCGGTCCAGCCGTCCTATCACTCTTCACCGACGACACTAGGAGTGGCACAAACACCGTCGTGGGAGATCTCTTTGAGCACGACGAAAAGGGCTACATGGAGTGGCTGGACACGAAGCCAGCGCGGTCAGTGGTGTACATGTCGTTTGGGAGCCTCGCCGCGACCACCAAGCAACAGAAGGAAGAGATGAAGCGTGGCCTCGCCGCGAGCGGCCGGTCGTACTTGCAGGTGGTGCGAAAGGACAACAGAGACactgacgacgatgatgatgacgacgatgacgaccaGAGCATGGTGGTGGAGTGGTGCGATCAGGTGCGGGTACTGTCGCACCCGGCAGTTGGGTGCTTTGTAACGCACTGCAGGTGGAACTCGACGCTGGAGAGCGTGGCGTGTGGCGTGCCGGTGGTGGCAGTGCCGCAATGGTCCGACCAGGACACCAACGCGCGCCTCGTTGTTGAGTGGGGCATTGGTGTGCGCGGCGCAATCCACGCGGACAGGTTTCTGGACGCCGAGGAGCTCACGAGGTGCGTGGATATGGTCATGGGTGATACAGAGGAGGGTGCCGCCATACGGAGCAGCTCGATAACATGGAAGGCGAAAGTGCACGAGGCTATCAGggacggcggttcgtcggagcttAATCTGATGACTTTCCAGAAGCAGTTTGCAAATGATGCTTAG